In Deinococcus carri, the sequence TCCCTTCCTGCGCGACCTGCTGGCCGACCCGGCGGCCTACGACCTGACCCCCGCCGACGCCGTGGCCGCCCGCGACCGCTTCCTGACCCTGGCCGGGCAGGCCCTCGCCACCGAGGGGGGCGACCCGGCGTGGCTGGCCCGTGAGTTCACCCGCTGAGGAGCTGGCCCCGGAAGGGCAGCCCAGCCCCCTGACCGGGCTGCGGCCCGCGCTGCCGGGCGAGGCGCTGCACAGCCGGGTGGCCCGCACGCTGCGGGGGGCAATTCTGGAGGGCACCCTCCCCGCCGGCACCCGCCTGCCCGGCCACCGGAGCCTGGCCGCGCGCCTGGGCGTGTCACGCAACACGCTGGTGGACGCCCTGGCGCAGCTGGAGGCCGAGGGGTACGTGCAGGCCAGCGCCCGCAGCGGCACCCGCGTGGCCGTCCCTGGTGCGCCGCCCGCACCCGCCGCCGCCCCGCCCCTCCCCCTGAGTGCCTGGGCCACCCGCGCGCTGGCAGGCCACGTGCCCGACGCGGGCGGGGGCTACGCGGTGGACTTCCGGGTGGGCCAGCCCGTGCCCGACCTGTACCCGGCGGGGGCATGGGCACAGGCCCTGGTGCGGCGGGCCAGGCAGGCGACCGCCCCCCCACCCGACCCGCACGCCGAACTGGGGCCGCTGGACACCCGCCGCGCCCTGGCCGCCTACCTCAATGCCGAGCGGGGCGCGCGGGTCACGCCCGACATGGTGATGCTGACGGGCGGCACCCAGGCCTCGCTGGACGCCCTGGCCCGCGTCTTTCTGGAAGAGGGCCGGGTGGCGGCCATCGAGGACCCTACCTATCCGGGCGCGCGGGCGGCGCTGGGCGCGACCGGGGCCACCCTCTGCCCGGTGCCGGTGGATGCCGGGGGGCTGGATCCGGCAGCCCTCCCCGCGCGGGCGACCCTGCTGTACCTCACGCCGGGGGCGCAGTACCCGACCACCGTGGCGCTGCCCGCCGCGCGGCAGGGCGAGGTGGTGGCCTGGGCACGCCGCACGGGGGCCTTCGTCCTGGAAGACGATTACGCCGCCGACCTGCACCACGGGGCGCGGCCCCCGGCGGCCCTCCAGGGCCTCGCGCCCGAGCGGGTGGTGCTGCTGGGCACCTTCAGCAAGAGCCTCGCGCCGGTCACGCGCAGCGGGTACCTGGTCGCGCCCGAGCCGGTGATTCGCGTGCTGGCCGGGACCCGCCCCCTGACCGACCGCGCCCCCGCCACGCTGGACGCCCTGGCCCTGGCCGACGTGCTGGCCTCGGGGGCCTACGCCCGCCACCTGCGCCGCGCCCGCCAGAGCATCCGCCACCGGCATGAGGTGCTGCTCGCGGCCCTGGCGGCCCGGCTCCCCACCTGGCCGGTCACGCCTGCCCGCGCGGGCCTGCATGTCCACGTCACCCTGCCCCCCGGCCTGTCCGAGGAGGAAGTGGTGGCGGTGGCCGCCCACGCCGGCGTGGCCCTGACGCCCGCCGCGCCGCTCGCCCAGGGGCCGCGTCCGCCCGCCGTGCTGCTCGCCTTCGCCCACCTGCCACCCGAACGGCTGCGGGAAGGGGTGGCGCGGCTCGCCCAGGCGTTCAGCCCTTCCCCTCAGTGGGAGGAATCCGGCGGCAGCCCTACGTAACCCGCGTTACACTACGGTGATGCGCCTCCTGCTCCTTGCCCTGGCCGCCGCGGTCCTGCTGCTGTACGTCACGTTCGGCCTGCGGCTGGGCTACGTCACCCTGACCCCCACGCAACTCCTGAACGCCCAGGGCCAGAACCGGTACACCTTCCAGCTCTACGAGGACGGCAAGAGCGTGGGCGTCACCGGCACCTGCACCGCCCGCAGCGGCCACGCCACCCTGCGCCTGCTCGCCCCCGACGGCACCCAGATTGCCGGGCAAAGCTGCCCCCGCGGCACCTGGTCCCTCAACCTCCGCGGCAGCGGTCAGCCCGGCCTCTACCGCCTGCTGGTGGACTTCGACCACTACACCGGCACCATGAACCTGACGGAAACACGCGAGTAGAGCAAACTGCACCTGCCACCTCCGCCAGAGCACCAGAAGCCAAAGCCCCCCTCTCCCCCGTCTTTTCAACTTTGGAGCGGATGCCCACGTCCCACCCTGCAAGCACACGAGCCTGGAAGACGAGCCGTTCGGGCCACCAGGCCCGAGGCCGCCCGGCGGGCCAGGCAGAGCGACCAGCGGGAAACCGGGGCGAAGCCTGTCCCTCCTTCCAACGCCCGGAACCCCCTTGCCGAGCGCAGCGAAAAGCTCCCCCCTGCCCCCCGGTGGGGGTAGGGGGGCTGGGGGGGCGGGGGGAAGCTCGCTACAAGATGCCCTGCCCCCAAAAAACAACACATCAGGCAGCTAGTAACCACCACAAACGGAGAGAGGCCGCCCCACCTGGAGACGGCCTCCCTCTGATTGCTGTTTCGCTTACGCCTGCTGCGCGGCGCGGGCCTTGTTCAGGGCCTTCGCCAGACGGCTCTTCTTGCGGGCGGCGGCGTTCTTGTGCAGGGTGCTGCCCTTGGCAGCCTTGTCGATCAGGCTCTCGGCCTTGCTCTGGGCCTCGGCGGCGTTCTCGGCACCCGTCTGCGCGGCAGCGACGGCCTTCTTGCTGAAGGTCTTGATGGTGCTCTTGCGGCTGCGGTTGATCAGGCGGCGCTTGAGGCTCTGGCGGTGACGCTTCTGGGCGGACTTGTGACGAAGGGCCATGTGATTCTCTCTTTCTCCCGCCTTTGCGGGGCGGTTCCCACCCCCTTCTGAGGGGGGAACTCGATGCGCCGGG encodes:
- a CDS encoding PLP-dependent aminotransferase family protein, which translates into the protein MSSPAEELAPEGQPSPLTGLRPALPGEALHSRVARTLRGAILEGTLPAGTRLPGHRSLAARLGVSRNTLVDALAQLEAEGYVQASARSGTRVAVPGAPPAPAAAPPLPLSAWATRALAGHVPDAGGGYAVDFRVGQPVPDLYPAGAWAQALVRRARQATAPPPDPHAELGPLDTRRALAAYLNAERGARVTPDMVMLTGGTQASLDALARVFLEEGRVAAIEDPTYPGARAALGATGATLCPVPVDAGGLDPAALPARATLLYLTPGAQYPTTVALPAARQGEVVAWARRTGAFVLEDDYAADLHHGARPPAALQGLAPERVVLLGTFSKSLAPVTRSGYLVAPEPVIRVLAGTRPLTDRAPATLDALALADVLASGAYARHLRRARQSIRHRHEVLLAALAARLPTWPVTPARAGLHVHVTLPPGLSEEEVVAVAAHAGVALTPAAPLAQGPRPPAVLLAFAHLPPERLREGVARLAQAFSPSPQWEESGGSPT
- the rpsT gene encoding 30S ribosomal protein S20, whose amino-acid sequence is MALRHKSAQKRHRQSLKRRLINRSRKSTIKTFSKKAVAAAQTGAENAAEAQSKAESLIDKAAKGSTLHKNAAARKKSRLAKALNKARAAQQA